The following are encoded together in the Planctomycetota bacterium genome:
- a CDS encoding Na+/H+ antiporter subunit E codes for MKQLLCFLFTFALWLLLTWSLVLPDVAAGVFFALLVSTLLAQIYPENPEKGLNPVRWFWLLLYIPYFLYYCLKANLDVAYRVLHPDMPIRPGIVRVRTDLKSEMAKTILANSITLTPGTLSVDIVGQDLYIHWINVCGETEAEHTAEIVKPFERLIRRIFE; via the coding sequence ATGAAACAACTCCTCTGTTTCCTCTTCACGTTCGCCCTGTGGCTCCTCCTGACCTGGTCGCTCGTGTTGCCCGACGTCGCTGCCGGCGTCTTCTTCGCCCTCCTCGTCTCCACGCTTCTGGCGCAGATTTATCCCGAAAACCCCGAGAAGGGCCTGAACCCCGTCCGATGGTTCTGGCTCCTCCTCTACATCCCCTACTTCCTCTACTATTGCCTCAAGGCGAATCTCGACGTCGCCTACCGCGTCCTCCATCCCGACATGCCCATCCGCCCCGGCATCGTCCGCGTTAGGACCGACCTCAAGAGCGAAATGGCCAAGACCATCCTCGCCAACTCCATCACCCTCACACCCGGAACCCTCTCCGTCGACATCGTCGGACAGGACCTCTACATCCACTGGATCAACGTCTGCGGCGAGACGGAGGCCGAGCACACCGCCGAAATCGTCAAACCCTTCGAAAGGCTCATCAGGAGGATCTTCGAATGA
- a CDS encoding cation:proton antiporter encodes MTSLLPFEFLMVAMAALTLASFLCLYRISRGPTAPDRTVAIDILGTLIVGFCCVMALWTGQDFYMNIAIAWALLSFIGTIAMAKYLEGRYYDE; translated from the coding sequence ATGACCTCCCTCTTGCCGTTCGAGTTTCTCATGGTCGCGATGGCGGCGCTCACCCTCGCCTCCTTCCTCTGCCTCTACCGCATCAGCCGAGGACCCACCGCCCCCGACCGCACCGTTGCCATCGACATCCTCGGAACCCTCATCGTCGGCTTCTGCTGCGTGATGGCCCTATGGACCGGGCAGGACTTCTACATGAACATCGCCATCGCCTGGGCCCTCCTGTCCTTCATCGGAACGATCGCGATGGCGAAATACCTGGAGGGCCGTTACTACGATGAATGA